A genome region from Variovorax paradoxus includes the following:
- the typA gene encoding translational GTPase TypA codes for MSTKQIRNIAIIAHVDHGKTTMVDQLLRQSGTFADHEKVVDTVMDNNAIEKERGITILAKNCAVTWEGTHINIVDTPGHADFGGEVERALSMVDGVVLLIDAQEGPMPQTRFVTKKALALGLKPILVVNKVDKPGANPDKVVNAAFDLFDKLGATDEQLDFPVVYASGINGWSSLEEGAPGEQWGPDMSALFNTILKHVPSQKGDPAAPLQLQISALDFSTFVGRIGVGRISQGTLKPMTDVLVMEGPDGKTVKGRVNQVLTFQGLDRVQSTEAGPGEIVLINGIADIGIGVTITDPANPSPLPMLKVDEPTLTMNFCVNTSPLAGREGKFVTSRQIWDRLQKELQHNVALRVNETDEEGIFEVMGRGELHLTILLENMRREGYEMAVSKPRVVFRTVNGEKHEPIEMVTADIEEGHQGGVMQALGERKGELVNMESDGRGRVRLEYRIPARGLIGFTNEFLNLTRGSGLISNIFDSYEPHKGDIGGRKNGVLISMDDGEIFTYALGKLDDRGRMFVKANDPVYEGMIVGIHSRDNDLVVNATRTKQLTNFRVSGKEDAIKITPPIDLTLEYGVEFIEDDELVEITPKSVRLRKRFLKENERKRASRDMQA; via the coding sequence ATGAGTACCAAGCAAATCCGCAATATCGCCATCATTGCCCACGTGGACCATGGCAAGACCACGATGGTTGACCAGCTGCTGCGCCAGTCCGGCACCTTCGCCGACCACGAGAAGGTCGTCGACACGGTGATGGACAACAACGCCATCGAAAAGGAACGTGGCATCACGATCCTGGCGAAGAACTGCGCCGTGACCTGGGAAGGCACGCACATCAACATTGTCGACACGCCGGGCCACGCGGACTTCGGCGGTGAGGTGGAGCGCGCGCTGTCGATGGTCGACGGCGTGGTGCTGCTGATCGACGCGCAGGAAGGCCCGATGCCGCAAACGCGCTTCGTGACCAAGAAGGCGCTTGCGCTCGGCCTGAAGCCGATCCTCGTGGTGAACAAGGTCGACAAGCCGGGCGCCAACCCCGACAAGGTGGTCAACGCCGCCTTCGACCTGTTCGACAAGCTCGGCGCGACCGACGAACAGCTCGACTTCCCGGTGGTGTATGCCTCGGGCATCAACGGCTGGTCGTCGCTCGAAGAAGGCGCGCCCGGCGAGCAGTGGGGCCCCGACATGTCGGCCCTGTTCAACACCATCCTGAAGCACGTGCCCTCGCAGAAGGGTGACCCCGCCGCGCCGCTGCAGCTGCAGATCTCGGCCCTCGACTTCTCGACCTTCGTTGGCCGCATCGGCGTGGGCCGCATCAGCCAGGGCACGCTCAAGCCCATGACCGACGTGCTGGTCATGGAAGGCCCGGACGGCAAGACCGTGAAGGGGCGAGTCAACCAGGTGCTGACCTTCCAGGGTCTGGACCGCGTGCAGTCGACCGAAGCCGGCCCCGGCGAGATCGTGCTGATCAACGGCATCGCCGACATCGGCATCGGCGTGACCATCACCGATCCGGCCAACCCGTCGCCGCTGCCGATGCTGAAGGTCGACGAGCCCACGCTGACGATGAACTTCTGCGTCAACACCAGCCCGCTGGCCGGCCGCGAAGGCAAGTTCGTCACCAGCCGCCAGATCTGGGACCGCCTGCAGAAGGAACTGCAGCACAACGTGGCGCTGCGCGTGAACGAGACCGACGAAGAAGGCATCTTCGAAGTCATGGGCCGCGGCGAACTGCACCTGACCATCCTGCTGGAAAACATGCGTCGCGAAGGCTATGAGATGGCCGTGTCGAAGCCGCGCGTGGTGTTCCGCACCGTGAACGGCGAGAAGCACGAGCCCATCGAAATGGTCACGGCCGACATCGAGGAAGGCCACCAGGGCGGCGTGATGCAGGCGCTGGGCGAACGCAAGGGCGAGCTGGTCAACATGGAATCGGACGGCCGCGGCCGCGTTCGCCTCGAATACCGCATCCCGGCCCGTGGCCTGATCGGTTTCACGAACGAATTCCTGAACCTGACGCGTGGCTCGGGCCTCATCAGCAACATCTTCGACAGCTACGAGCCGCACAAGGGCGACATCGGCGGCCGCAAGAACGGCGTGCTGATCTCGATGGACGACGGTGAAATCTTCACCTACGCCCTGGGCAAGCTGGACGACCGCGGCCGCATGTTCGTGAAGGCGAACGATCCGGTGTACGAAGGCATGATCGTCGGCATCCACAGCCGCGACAACGACCTGGTGGTGAACGCCACGCGCACCAAGCAGCTGACCAACTTCCGCGTCAGCGGCAAGGAAGACGCGATCAAGATCACGCCGCCGATCGACCTCACGCTCGAATACGGCGTGGAGTTCATCGAGGACGACGAACTGGTCGAGATCACGCCGAAGAGCGTTCGCCTGCGCAAGCGCTTCCTGAAGGAAAACGAACGCAAGCGCGCCAGCCGCGACATGCAGGCCTGA
- the truB gene encoding tRNA pseudouridine(55) synthase TruB, whose protein sequence is MNAPRTRVQRRPVHGVLLLDKPLGLSSNQALQKAKWLLRAEKAGHTGTLDPLATGVLPLCFGAATKFSQLHLDADKTYEATARLGIKTATGDAEGEVIAERPVHVVPEDLARVAARFTGPIRQVPPMHSALKKDGKALYEYAREGIEIERAPRDVVIHRLEVAPMIEAAEADAAHALSAIRLVAKVSKGTYIRTLGEDIGEALGCGAHLTSLRRIATGGFLEAQCVTLEALEAMDEDERLARLLPAEVLVDGHSRVTLGAEDAARFLSGLRRRGTWADAGEVAVFGAEPAAFLGTAHITAGELIPGRLLNPIEIQQILLNAQQTEVTP, encoded by the coding sequence ATGAACGCGCCACGCACAAGGGTGCAGCGGCGCCCTGTGCATGGGGTGTTGTTGCTCGACAAGCCGCTGGGACTCTCCAGCAACCAGGCCTTGCAGAAGGCCAAGTGGTTGCTGCGTGCGGAAAAGGCGGGCCACACCGGCACGCTCGATCCGCTTGCGACGGGCGTGCTGCCGTTGTGCTTTGGCGCGGCCACCAAGTTCAGCCAGCTGCACCTGGACGCTGACAAGACCTACGAAGCCACGGCCCGCCTCGGCATCAAGACCGCGACCGGCGATGCCGAGGGCGAAGTGATCGCCGAACGGCCGGTCCATGTCGTGCCCGAAGACCTGGCGCGCGTCGCAGCCCGGTTCACCGGCCCGATCCGCCAGGTGCCGCCGATGCACAGCGCGCTGAAGAAAGATGGCAAGGCCTTGTACGAGTACGCGAGGGAGGGCATCGAGATCGAGCGTGCGCCGCGCGATGTCGTGATCCACCGGCTCGAAGTGGCGCCGATGATCGAAGCGGCCGAGGCCGATGCTGCGCACGCGTTGTCGGCCATCAGACTGGTCGCAAAGGTCAGCAAGGGCACCTACATCCGCACGCTCGGCGAAGACATCGGTGAGGCGCTCGGATGCGGCGCCCACCTGACTTCGCTGCGGCGCATTGCCACCGGTGGCTTCCTCGAGGCGCAGTGCGTCACGCTGGAAGCACTCGAGGCCATGGACGAAGACGAGCGCCTGGCGCGGCTGCTGCCTGCCGAGGTGCTGGTGGACGGCCACAGCCGCGTCACGCTCGGCGCGGAAGATGCGGCACGTTTTCTCTCGGGCCTGCGGCGTCGCGGCACTTGGGCCGACGCGGGCGAGGTGGCCGTCTTCGGCGCCGAGCCAGCCGCTTTTCTGGGCACGGCCCACATCACGGCCGGCGAACTGATCCCGGGGCGCTTGCTGAACCCCATCGAAATCCAGCAAATTCTTTTGAACGCACAACAGACCGAAGTGACACCATGA
- the rbfA gene encoding 30S ribosome-binding factor RbfA — MPKRKAAAPNRAFKVADQIQRDLTELIARELKDPRVGMVTIQAVEVTPDYAHAKVFFSLLTGDVDETTEALNQAAGFLRNGLFKRLHIHTVPTLHFLFDRTTERAADMNALIAQAVASRSKDD, encoded by the coding sequence ATGCCCAAAAGAAAAGCTGCCGCTCCCAACCGTGCGTTCAAGGTTGCCGACCAGATCCAGCGCGATCTGACGGAGCTGATCGCGCGCGAGTTGAAAGATCCGCGCGTGGGCATGGTCACGATCCAGGCCGTGGAGGTCACGCCCGACTATGCGCACGCGAAGGTCTTCTTCAGCCTGCTCACGGGTGACGTGGACGAAACCACCGAAGCGCTCAACCAGGCCGCAGGCTTCCTGCGCAACGGCCTGTTCAAGCGTCTGCACATCCACACCGTGCCCACGCTGCATTTCCTGTTCGACCGTACCACCGAGCGTGCGGCCGACATGAACGCGCTCATCGCGCAGGCCGTCGCTTCGCGCTCGAAAGACGACTAA
- the infB gene encoding translation initiation factor IF-2, with the protein MSSTTVAEFANELKKTPETLLDQLKSAGVPKAAVTDALTEADKQRLLGHLKASHGTVEPERKKITLTKKSTSEIKQADATGRARTIQVEVRKKRTFIQRDDGHPATPETSSQGAEATAVAPAAPRIDEAELARREEEARRQAELIRRQEEELAEKRRLREEAEAREREQAEKAEKAEKAEQEAARAAAEKKAAAEAAAAANAKNTPAKPAVAPAPAVTAAAAAAEQQAADSKLAAQNAANQAKEDAKAKAAAESKARADEEAARAKDLDERRRKALAEAEAIRAMMNAPARVLVPHKAPERPQPEKAAVKGTLHKPTAPAARAGAPAAPGAAAAPGAAGAGKEVKSAKLSSSWAGDPAKKKEIKTRGDASGGVGRGNWRGGPRGRRGNDRGGHDEQHVPAAPVEARVLEVHVPETITVAELAHKMAVKAQEVIKQLMKLGQMATINQSLDQDTAMILVEEMGHTAVVAALDDPEAFTDEDVSAQTAEALPRAPVVTVMGHVDHGKTSLLDYIRRAKVAAGEAGGITQHIGAYHVETERGMVSFLDTPGHEAFTAMRARGAQATDIVILVVAADDGVMPQTKEAIKHAKAAGVPIVVAINKIDKPDANLDRVKQELVAEEVVPEEYGGDVPFVGVSAKTGQGIDDLLEQVLLQAEVLELKAPVDAAAKGLVIEAQLDKGRGPVATVLVQSGTLKTGDVVLAGSTYGRVRAMLDEDGKPTKAAGPSIPVEIQGLTEVPQAGDEFMVMSDERRAREIATYRAGKFRNTKLAKQQAANLQNMFTDLSAGEVQTLRIIIKADVQGSQEALSQSLLKLATDEVKVQVVYAGVGGISESDINLAIASKAVVIGFNVRADAGARKLAENNGVQLNYYSIIYDAVDEIKVAMSGMLAPERREEVIGSAEIRTVFVASKIGTVAGSYITSGSVNRSAHFRLLRDNVVIYTGEIDSLKRLKDDVREVREGFECGIKLKNFNDIKEGDQLEFFEIKEIARTL; encoded by the coding sequence ATGTCCAGTACCACTGTCGCCGAGTTCGCGAACGAGCTCAAGAAGACTCCCGAAACCTTGCTTGACCAGCTCAAGAGCGCAGGCGTGCCCAAGGCGGCCGTCACCGATGCGCTCACCGAAGCCGACAAGCAGCGCCTGCTCGGCCACCTCAAGGCCAGCCACGGCACTGTCGAGCCCGAGCGCAAGAAGATCACGTTGACCAAGAAGTCGACCAGCGAGATCAAGCAGGCCGACGCCACCGGCCGCGCCCGCACCATCCAGGTCGAGGTGCGCAAGAAGCGCACCTTCATCCAGCGCGATGACGGTCACCCCGCGACGCCCGAGACGAGTTCGCAGGGTGCCGAGGCGACCGCAGTTGCGCCGGCTGCTCCCCGTATCGACGAGGCCGAACTGGCTCGCCGTGAAGAAGAAGCACGCCGCCAGGCAGAGTTGATCCGCCGCCAGGAAGAGGAATTGGCCGAGAAGCGCCGCCTGCGCGAAGAAGCCGAAGCCCGTGAACGCGAGCAGGCCGAAAAGGCGGAAAAAGCCGAAAAGGCCGAGCAGGAAGCTGCGCGCGCCGCCGCCGAGAAGAAGGCCGCGGCCGAGGCGGCTGCCGCTGCAAACGCGAAGAACACGCCCGCAAAGCCGGCGGTTGCGCCTGCGCCCGCCGTGACGGCTGCCGCCGCTGCCGCCGAGCAGCAGGCCGCCGACAGCAAGCTGGCTGCGCAGAATGCCGCCAACCAGGCCAAGGAAGACGCCAAGGCCAAGGCCGCCGCGGAGTCGAAGGCTCGTGCCGACGAGGAAGCCGCGCGCGCCAAGGACCTCGACGAGCGCCGCCGCAAGGCCCTCGCCGAAGCCGAGGCTATCCGCGCGATGATGAACGCACCGGCCCGTGTGCTGGTGCCGCACAAGGCGCCCGAAAGGCCGCAACCCGAGAAGGCTGCGGTCAAGGGTACGTTGCACAAGCCGACGGCCCCCGCTGCACGCGCAGGCGCGCCTGCAGCACCCGGCGCTGCCGCAGCACCCGGCGCCGCTGGTGCCGGCAAGGAAGTCAAGTCCGCGAAGCTCTCCTCGAGCTGGGCCGGCGATCCTGCCAAGAAGAAGGAAATCAAGACCCGCGGCGACGCGAGCGGTGGCGTGGGCCGCGGCAATTGGCGCGGCGGACCGCGTGGCCGCCGTGGCAACGACCGCGGTGGTCATGACGAGCAGCACGTGCCGGCCGCACCGGTCGAGGCGCGCGTTCTCGAAGTGCACGTGCCTGAAACCATCACCGTGGCCGAGCTGGCACACAAGATGGCCGTCAAGGCGCAGGAGGTCATCAAGCAGCTGATGAAGCTTGGCCAGATGGCGACCATCAACCAGTCGCTGGACCAGGACACCGCCATGATCCTGGTGGAGGAAATGGGCCACACCGCGGTGGTTGCCGCGCTGGACGATCCGGAAGCCTTCACCGACGAAGACGTGTCGGCGCAAACGGCGGAAGCCCTTCCGCGCGCACCGGTGGTGACCGTCATGGGTCACGTCGACCACGGCAAGACCTCGCTGCTGGACTACATCCGCCGCGCCAAGGTGGCCGCGGGCGAAGCCGGCGGCATCACGCAGCACATCGGTGCGTATCACGTGGAAACCGAGCGAGGCATGGTGTCGTTCCTCGACACCCCGGGTCACGAGGCCTTCACGGCCATGCGTGCGCGCGGCGCGCAGGCCACCGACATCGTGATCCTGGTGGTGGCGGCGGACGACGGCGTCATGCCCCAGACCAAGGAAGCCATCAAGCACGCGAAGGCTGCGGGTGTGCCGATCGTGGTCGCGATCAACAAGATCGACAAGCCCGATGCCAACCTGGACCGCGTGAAGCAGGAACTGGTGGCCGAGGAGGTGGTGCCCGAAGAGTACGGCGGCGACGTTCCTTTCGTCGGCGTTTCGGCCAAGACCGGCCAGGGCATCGACGACCTGCTCGAGCAGGTGCTGCTGCAGGCTGAAGTTCTCGAACTCAAGGCGCCGGTGGATGCCGCCGCCAAGGGCCTCGTCATCGAAGCCCAGCTCGACAAGGGCCGCGGCCCGGTCGCCACCGTGCTGGTTCAGTCCGGCACGCTCAAGACCGGCGACGTGGTGCTGGCCGGCTCGACCTATGGCCGCGTGCGCGCCATGCTGGACGAGGACGGCAAGCCGACGAAGGCCGCCGGTCCGTCGATTCCAGTCGAGATCCAGGGTCTGACCGAAGTGCCGCAGGCAGGCGACGAATTCATGGTGATGAGCGACGAGCGCCGTGCGCGCGAAATTGCGACGTACCGCGCGGGCAAGTTCCGCAATACCAAGCTCGCCAAGCAACAGGCCGCGAACCTGCAGAACATGTTCACTGACCTGTCGGCGGGCGAGGTGCAGACGCTGCGCATCATCATCAAGGCCGACGTGCAGGGCTCGCAGGAAGCGCTGTCGCAATCGCTGCTCAAGCTGGCGACGGACGAGGTGAAGGTGCAGGTGGTGTATGCCGGCGTGGGTGGTATCAGCGAAAGCGACATCAACCTCGCCATCGCCTCGAAGGCCGTGGTGATCGGCTTCAATGTGCGTGCCGATGCCGGTGCGCGCAAGCTGGCCGAGAACAACGGCGTGCAGCTGAACTACTACAGCATCATTTACGACGCCGTGGACGAGATCAAGGTCGCGATGTCGGGCATGCTGGCACCGGAGCGCCGCGAGGAAGTCATCGGCTCGGCCGAGATCCGCACGGTGTTCGTGGCATCGAAGATCGGTACTGTCGCGGGTTCTTACATCACCTCGGGTTCCGTCAACCGCAGCGCGCATTTCCGCCTGCTGCGCGACAACGTGGTGATCTACACCGGCGAGATCGACTCGCTCAAGCGTCTGAAGGACGATGTGCGCGAAGTCCGCGAAGGTTTCGAGTGCGGTATCAAGCTCAAGAACTTCAACGACATCAAAGAGGGCGATCAGCTCGAATTCTTCGAAATCAAGGAGATCGCGCGTACGTTGTGA
- the nusA gene encoding transcription termination factor NusA — protein MNREMLMLVDAISREKNVERDVVFGAVESALAQATKKLHQGDVDIRVSVDRDSGDYETFRRWHVVPDEAGLQLPDQEILLFEAKEEMSDIEVGEYIEEAVDSVPIGRIGAMAAKQVILQKIRDAEREMLLNDFMSRGDKIFVGTVKRLDKGDIIVEAGRVEGRLRRGEMIAKENLRNGDRVRAMIMEVDLTLRGAPIILSRSAPEFMIELFRQEVPEIEQGLLEIKSCARDPGSRAKIAVLSHDKRVDPIGTCVGVRGTRVNAVTNELAGERVDIVLWSEDPAQFVIGALAPANVSSIVVDEEKHAMDVVVDEENLAIAIGRGGQNVRLASDLTGWKINIMDANESAQKQASETDASRKLFMEKLDVDEEIADILISEGFNSLEEVAYVPISEMLEIEAFDEDTINELRARAKDALLTMEIAKEEGVEGQSQVSQDLHDLEGLDPELIPKLTEAGVNTRDDLADLAVDELTEITGQSADDAKALILKAREHWFAGQE, from the coding sequence ATGAATCGCGAAATGTTGATGTTGGTGGATGCGATCTCGCGCGAGAAGAACGTCGAACGTGACGTGGTCTTCGGCGCGGTCGAATCCGCGCTGGCGCAAGCCACCAAGAAGCTCCACCAGGGCGACGTGGACATCCGCGTCTCGGTCGATCGCGACAGCGGCGACTACGAAACCTTCCGCCGCTGGCATGTCGTTCCGGATGAGGCCGGCCTGCAGTTGCCCGACCAGGAAATCCTGCTCTTCGAAGCCAAGGAAGAAATGTCGGACATCGAGGTCGGCGAGTACATCGAGGAGGCTGTCGACTCGGTGCCGATCGGCCGCATCGGCGCCATGGCCGCCAAGCAGGTGATCCTGCAGAAGATCCGTGACGCCGAGCGCGAGATGCTGCTCAACGACTTCATGTCGCGCGGCGACAAGATCTTCGTGGGCACCGTCAAGCGCCTGGACAAGGGCGACATCATCGTGGAGGCTGGCCGCGTCGAAGGCCGCCTGCGCCGCGGCGAGATGATCGCCAAGGAAAACCTGCGCAACGGCGACCGCGTGCGCGCCATGATCATGGAGGTCGACCTGACGCTGCGCGGCGCGCCGATCATCCTGTCGCGCTCGGCACCCGAGTTCATGATCGAACTGTTCCGCCAGGAAGTGCCCGAGATCGAGCAAGGCCTGCTCGAGATCAAGAGCTGCGCCCGCGACCCCGGTTCGCGTGCCAAGATCGCCGTGCTTTCGCACGACAAGCGCGTCGATCCCATCGGCACCTGTGTCGGCGTGCGCGGTACCCGCGTCAACGCCGTGACCAACGAGCTCGCTGGCGAGCGCGTGGACATCGTTCTGTGGAGCGAAGACCCGGCACAGTTCGTGATCGGTGCATTGGCCCCTGCCAATGTGTCGTCGATCGTGGTGGACGAAGAGAAGCATGCCATGGACGTGGTGGTCGACGAGGAAAACCTCGCCATCGCCATCGGCCGCGGCGGCCAGAACGTGCGCCTCGCTTCCGACCTGACGGGTTGGAAGATCAACATCATGGACGCGAACGAGTCGGCCCAGAAGCAGGCCAGCGAAACCGACGCCAGCCGCAAGCTGTTCATGGAAAAGCTCGACGTCGACGAGGAGATCGCCGACATCCTGATCTCCGAGGGCTTCAACAGCCTCGAAGAGGTCGCCTATGTGCCGATCTCCGAAATGCTCGAGATCGAGGCGTTCGACGAAGACACCATCAACGAGCTGCGTGCACGCGCCAAGGATGCGCTGCTGACCATGGAAATCGCCAAGGAAGAAGGCGTCGAGGGCCAGTCGCAGGTGTCGCAAGACCTGCACGACCTCGAGGGTCTCGACCCCGAGCTGATTCCGAAGCTGACCGAAGCGGGTGTGAATACCCGTGACGACCTTGCCGACCTCGCGGTCGATGAACTCACCGAGATCACCGGCCAGAGCGCCGATGACGCCAAAGCCCTCATCTTGAAAGCCCGCGAACACTGGTTCGCCGGCCAAGAGTGA
- the rimP gene encoding ribosome maturation factor RimP: MALQQIVEQTVAGLGYDLVEIERSAGGLLRVTIDLPWTAPTSEDVAAGIPEPFVTVEDCEKVTRQLQFALEVDGVDYKRLEVSSPGIDRPLRNEQDFERFVGEVIDITLKAPMGAAAAGQVSANRKKFRGTLERAAEQGGGAQGWQIVWSDAPEPKPGQKVSKKRAPAPLHALGFVLDELRDARLAPIVDFKGRKAKTQPGFSDIDDGTQVPD, translated from the coding sequence GTGGCATTGCAGCAAATAGTTGAACAAACCGTGGCCGGTCTCGGCTATGACCTGGTCGAGATCGAGCGCTCGGCCGGGGGATTGCTGCGCGTGACGATTGATTTGCCCTGGACGGCCCCCACCTCCGAAGACGTGGCTGCCGGCATTCCGGAGCCTTTCGTCACAGTCGAGGACTGCGAGAAGGTCACGCGTCAGCTGCAGTTTGCGCTCGAGGTGGACGGTGTCGATTACAAACGGCTCGAGGTGTCCTCGCCGGGTATCGATCGTCCGTTGCGCAACGAGCAGGACTTCGAGCGTTTCGTGGGCGAGGTGATCGACATCACCCTCAAGGCGCCCATGGGTGCGGCGGCTGCGGGCCAGGTGTCTGCCAACCGCAAGAAATTTCGCGGAACGCTCGAGCGGGCCGCAGAGCAGGGCGGCGGCGCCCAGGGCTGGCAGATCGTCTGGAGTGACGCGCCCGAGCCCAAGCCCGGACAAAAAGTGAGCAAGAAGCGCGCGCCTGCACCGTTGCATGCGCTTGGCTTCGTTCTGGACGAGCTGCGCGACGCGCGGCTCGCGCCCATTGTGGATTTCAAGGGCCGCAAGGCCAAAACCCAACCGGGTTTTTCGGATATTGACGACGGAACGCAGGTTCCGGACTGA
- a CDS encoding YbfB/YjiJ family MFS transporter, which yields MSEIGRDRRGAWRAALACMVTLSVAMGLGRFAFTPMLPIMLHEGKLELAAGGVLASLNYLGYFLGAVSCAAIGFKASSMVRGGLLATAALLVGMGVLHSFASWGVLRTAAGVMSAWVFVFASGWGLRRLAETNAPTLAGVIYTGPGIGIAMTGLLGGALGRWGSEAGWIGLGILALVLIAVIWHVFDDGERVPPSGGAPATPAVARPAGSAADRSDAMWLVALYGLAGFGYIITATFLPVIARQALPGSSWPDLFWPLFGLAIIPGALIGARAPTHWDNRLLLAVAYGLQALGVVFSVAWPTIGGFALGSLLLGMPFTAITLFAMRDARRLRGNAAAGLIGYATASYGVGQIIGPLFAAPLAQRTGSFQVPLLVAAAALALGAVLFAWVWSKSRRPNAI from the coding sequence ATGTCGGAAATCGGACGCGACCGGCGCGGGGCGTGGCGCGCGGCGCTGGCCTGCATGGTCACCCTGTCGGTGGCCATGGGCCTGGGACGCTTCGCCTTCACGCCCATGCTGCCCATCATGCTGCACGAAGGAAAGCTCGAACTGGCGGCTGGCGGCGTCCTGGCGTCGCTCAACTACCTGGGCTACTTCCTGGGGGCGGTGAGTTGCGCTGCCATCGGCTTCAAGGCCTCGAGCATGGTGCGCGGCGGACTGCTGGCCACGGCGGCCCTGCTGGTCGGCATGGGGGTGCTGCACAGCTTCGCGAGCTGGGGCGTGCTTCGGACCGCGGCCGGCGTGATGAGCGCCTGGGTCTTCGTGTTCGCCTCCGGGTGGGGGCTGCGGCGGCTGGCCGAGACGAATGCGCCGACGCTGGCGGGCGTGATCTACACGGGTCCCGGCATCGGCATCGCAATGACCGGGCTGCTCGGCGGTGCGCTCGGGCGGTGGGGCTCCGAGGCAGGATGGATCGGGCTGGGCATCCTGGCGCTGGTGCTGATCGCCGTCATCTGGCATGTGTTTGACGACGGCGAACGCGTGCCGCCGAGCGGTGGCGCCCCAGCGACGCCCGCGGTAGCGAGGCCGGCGGGCTCGGCTGCCGACCGCAGCGACGCCATGTGGCTGGTGGCGCTCTATGGCCTTGCAGGATTCGGGTACATCATCACCGCGACCTTTCTGCCGGTGATCGCGCGGCAGGCATTGCCTGGGTCGTCGTGGCCCGATCTGTTCTGGCCGCTCTTCGGCTTGGCCATCATTCCGGGCGCGCTGATCGGCGCGCGGGCGCCGACGCATTGGGACAACCGCTTGCTGCTGGCTGTGGCTTACGGGCTTCAGGCGCTGGGGGTGGTGTTCTCGGTCGCGTGGCCCACCATCGGCGGCTTCGCGCTCGGCAGCCTGCTCCTGGGCATGCCGTTCACTGCCATCACGCTTTTCGCGATGCGGGACGCGCGCCGGTTGCGGGGCAATGCAGCGGCAGGGTTGATCGGCTACGCGACGGCGTCGTATGGGGTGGGACAGATCATCGGCCCGCTGTTCGCCGCACCGCTGGCGCAGCGAACCGGGTCATTCCAGGTCCCATTGCTGGTCGCGGCGGCGGCATTGGCGCTCGGCGCGGTATTGTTCGCCTGGGTCTGGTCCAAATCTCGTCGCCCGAATGCCATTTGA